A DNA window from Maribellus comscasis contains the following coding sequences:
- the amrS gene encoding AmmeMemoRadiSam system radical SAM enzyme — MKKRRTKMHEALFYTKLENQTVRCDLCPWNCILKAGQNGFCKVRKNTDGKLITHVYNKVAALGVDPVEKKPLYHFFPGKNILSIGEVGCNLRCNFCQNHRISQCRASDFKGFHEITPEEIVTEALKTYNNIGIAYTYNEPLTFYEFLLDTAKLAKQNGLKNAVVSNGYINPKPLKELLSYIDAFNIDLKAFASEFYLKQTKGKLEPVLETLKFIANSNAHLEITNLVIPELNDDEIQFKKMVQWIASELSCEVPLHLSRYFPQHELSKSPTPVETLEKLYDIAKKYLRHVYLGNVSDEKRSSTVCSNCQTTIVTRNRYDTLLKRVDSGGLCKNCGTSNNIVY, encoded by the coding sequence TTGAAGAAACGAAGAACTAAAATGCACGAAGCGCTTTTCTATACAAAACTGGAAAACCAAACCGTCAGATGTGATCTTTGTCCGTGGAACTGTATTTTAAAAGCCGGACAAAACGGATTTTGTAAAGTGCGCAAAAATACCGATGGAAAACTGATTACCCACGTTTATAATAAAGTTGCGGCCTTGGGTGTTGACCCAGTTGAGAAAAAACCACTCTATCATTTTTTCCCGGGGAAAAACATTTTATCGATTGGAGAAGTAGGTTGTAATCTTCGTTGTAATTTTTGCCAAAACCACCGAATTTCTCAATGCCGTGCATCCGATTTTAAAGGATTCCACGAAATAACCCCGGAAGAAATTGTAACGGAAGCGCTAAAAACCTATAATAATATTGGGATTGCCTACACCTACAACGAACCGCTTACTTTTTATGAATTCCTGCTTGACACGGCTAAACTCGCAAAGCAAAACGGCTTAAAAAACGCCGTCGTTTCCAATGGTTATATAAATCCCAAGCCATTAAAAGAACTGCTTTCCTACATCGATGCTTTTAATATCGATTTAAAAGCATTTGCTTCTGAATTCTATTTAAAGCAAACCAAAGGAAAATTGGAGCCTGTTTTGGAAACGCTGAAGTTTATTGCCAACAGCAACGCACACCTTGAAATTACAAACCTGGTTATTCCTGAGTTGAACGATGACGAAATCCAATTCAAAAAAATGGTTCAATGGATTGCGAGCGAATTGAGTTGCGAAGTTCCACTTCATCTCTCTCGTTATTTCCCTCAACACGAGCTCAGCAAATCCCCCACTCCAGTTGAAACGCTGGAGAAACTTTACGACATTGCAAAAAAGTATCTTCGCCACGTTTACCTGGGAAATGTAAGCGACGAGAAACGCTCTTCAACCGTTTGTAGCAATTGCCAGACAACAATCGTAACCAGAAACCGCTACGATACCTTGCTAAAAAGAGTGGACTCAGGTGGACTTTGTAAAAACTGCGGAACCTCAAATAATATCGTTTATTAA
- a CDS encoding XRE family transcriptional regulator has translation MNYFGSNIKLLRKRKKRTQNELAESLNLKRTTVNALENSISQPTVSHLQVFSKYFGIAIDTLVNVDLSQLSESQFTDLQNGFDVFIRGTNLRVIATTVDSANNDNIEFVNEKAKAGYVTSFTDPEYIGKLPVFQLPFLSKEKKYRAFTISGDSMLPIPSGSVVIGEFVQNFYNIKNGEAYIIVTREEGIVFKIVQDYISAKRALLLASLNSAFQPYELPIMELKEAWKFVCYLNTEIPEPETDIQKMMKTMNELKTEIQSIKK, from the coding sequence GTGAATTATTTTGGCAGCAATATAAAACTGTTACGGAAACGGAAAAAAAGAACGCAAAACGAACTGGCAGAATCACTTAATTTAAAACGTACTACAGTAAATGCACTTGAGAATTCGATCAGTCAGCCAACCGTTTCGCATTTACAGGTTTTTTCAAAATATTTCGGCATCGCCATCGATACACTGGTTAATGTCGATTTAAGTCAACTTTCAGAAAGCCAGTTTACCGACTTGCAAAATGGTTTTGATGTTTTTATCCGTGGAACAAATCTTCGGGTAATTGCCACAACGGTTGATTCTGCCAATAACGATAATATTGAGTTTGTAAACGAAAAAGCCAAAGCGGGTTATGTTACCAGTTTTACCGATCCGGAATACATTGGTAAGCTCCCCGTTTTTCAGCTGCCCTTTTTATCAAAAGAAAAAAAGTACCGTGCGTTTACCATTTCCGGAGATTCAATGCTGCCCATTCCCAGCGGTTCTGTTGTAATTGGTGAGTTTGTTCAGAATTTTTACAATATAAAAAATGGCGAAGCTTACATTATTGTAACCCGCGAAGAAGGTATCGTTTTCAAAATCGTTCAGGATTACATTTCAGCCAAAAGAGCTTTGTTACTTGCCTCGTTAAATTCAGCGTTTCAACCCTATGAACTCCCAATTATGGAATTAAAAGAAGCCTGGAAATTTGTATGCTACCTAAATACAGAAATACCGGAACCGGAAACCGATATTCAAAAAATGATGAAAACCATGAACGAATTGAAAACGGAAATTCAAAGTATAAAAAAATAA